From one Streptomyces sp. SCSIO 30461 genomic stretch:
- a CDS encoding cytidine deaminase, whose amino-acid sequence MTSASAQGPGAGSHGVDGHVAESRDAADAFDWEALRELARDVMSRAYAPYSGFPVGAAARVDDGRTVVGCNVENASYGLGLCAECGLVSQLQTTGGGRLTHFTCVDGNGDVLMPCGRCRQLLYEFGGPGLLLETATGVLTLAEMLPLAFGPEQLGPGKLG is encoded by the coding sequence GTGACGTCCGCGTCCGCCCAAGGTCCCGGCGCCGGAAGCCACGGCGTCGATGGCCACGTTGCCGAGAGCCGCGACGCGGCCGACGCCTTCGACTGGGAGGCCCTGCGGGAGCTGGCACGGGACGTGATGTCCCGTGCCTACGCCCCCTACTCGGGTTTCCCGGTCGGGGCCGCGGCCCGGGTCGACGACGGCCGCACGGTCGTCGGGTGCAACGTCGAGAACGCCTCGTACGGGCTCGGCCTCTGCGCCGAGTGCGGCCTGGTCTCGCAGCTCCAGACCACTGGCGGCGGCCGGCTCACCCACTTCACCTGTGTGGACGGCAACGGCGATGTACTGATGCCGTGCGGTCGCTGCCGTCAGCTGCTGTACGAGTTCGGCGGGCCCGGTCTGCTGCTGGAGACCGCCACGGGCGTTCTCACGCTGGCCGAGATGCTGCCTCTGGCCTTCGGGCCCGAACAACTCGGCCCTGGGAAGCTCGGCTAG
- a CDS encoding thymidine phosphorylase yields the protein MDAISVIRTKRDRGELSPEQIDWVIDAYTRGEVADEQMSALAMAILLNGMNRAEIARWTAAMIASGERMDFSSLSRPTADKHSTGGVGDKITLPLAPLVAACGAAVPQLSGRGLGHTGGTLDKLESIPGWRALLSNEEMLDVLDTTGAVICAAGDGLAPADKKLYALRDVTGTVEAIPLIASSIMSKKIAEGTGSLVLDVKVGSGAFMKTIENARELASTMVGLGTDHGVKTVALLTDMSTPLGLTAGNALEVRESVEVLAGGGPQDVIDLTVALAQEMLDAAGIKDADPAKALTDGSAMDVWRRMIAAQGGDPDATLPVAREQHVITAPSSGVLTRLDAYGIGVAAWRLGAGRARKEDPVQAGAGIEMHAKPGEPVTAGQRLMTLHTDTPEKFAYALESLEGSFDIAASDTRFTANPIVLDRIA from the coding sequence ATGGACGCCATCTCCGTCATCCGCACCAAGCGCGACCGCGGCGAGCTCAGCCCCGAGCAGATCGACTGGGTCATCGACGCGTACACCCGGGGCGAGGTCGCCGATGAGCAGATGTCGGCGCTGGCCATGGCGATCCTGCTCAACGGTATGAACCGGGCCGAGATCGCCCGCTGGACCGCCGCGATGATCGCGTCCGGCGAGCGCATGGACTTCTCCTCGCTGTCCCGCCCGACGGCCGACAAGCACTCCACCGGCGGCGTCGGCGACAAGATCACGCTGCCGCTCGCCCCGCTGGTCGCCGCCTGCGGCGCGGCCGTACCGCAGTTGTCCGGCCGCGGTCTCGGTCACACCGGCGGCACCCTGGACAAGCTGGAGTCCATCCCCGGCTGGCGTGCACTGCTCTCCAACGAGGAGATGCTCGACGTGCTCGACACCACCGGCGCGGTCATCTGCGCGGCCGGTGACGGCCTCGCCCCGGCCGACAAGAAGCTCTACGCGCTGCGCGATGTCACCGGCACCGTCGAGGCCATCCCGCTGATCGCCTCCTCGATCATGTCGAAGAAGATCGCCGAGGGCACCGGCTCCCTGGTGCTGGACGTCAAGGTCGGCTCCGGCGCCTTCATGAAGACCATCGAGAACGCGCGCGAGCTCGCCTCCACGATGGTCGGCCTCGGTACCGACCACGGGGTCAAGACCGTCGCCCTGCTCACCGACATGTCCACGCCGCTCGGCCTCACCGCGGGCAACGCCCTTGAGGTCCGCGAGTCCGTCGAGGTGCTCGCGGGAGGCGGTCCCCAGGACGTCATCGACCTCACCGTGGCACTCGCCCAGGAGATGCTGGACGCGGCCGGGATCAAGGACGCCGACCCGGCGAAGGCGCTCACGGACGGTTCCGCGATGGACGTCTGGCGCCGCATGATCGCCGCCCAGGGCGGTGACCCGGACGCCACCCTGCCGGTCGCCCGCGAGCAGCATGTGATCACGGCTCCGTCGTCGGGCGTCCTCACCCGCCTCGACGCGTACGGCATCGGCGTCGCCGCCTGGCGTCTGGGCGCCGGCCGTGCCCGCAAGGAGGACCCGGTCCAGGCGGGCGCGGGTATCGAGATGCACGCCAAGCCCGGCGAGCCGGTGACCGCGGGGCAGCGCCTGATGACGCTGCACACGGACACCCCGGAGAAGTTCGCTTACGCCCTGGAGTCCCTGGAAGGCTCGTTCGACATCGCCGCGTCGGACACTCGGTTCACCGCGAACCCGATCGTGCTGGACCGTATCGCCTGA
- a CDS encoding STAS domain-containing protein: MDSSAQPLVLELTGRIIPSDVPLLCARLRAAFVTPAGPGEVVVCDAARLTVADLTAIDAIARLRLTARRLGRGFRLRNAGPELLGLLELVGLGEADPDGWGGLSPPPPR; this comes from the coding sequence GTGGACAGCAGCGCCCAGCCCCTCGTACTGGAACTCACCGGCCGGATCATCCCGTCCGACGTGCCCCTGCTCTGCGCCCGGCTGCGGGCCGCCTTCGTGACCCCGGCAGGGCCGGGGGAGGTGGTCGTCTGCGACGCCGCGCGGCTCACCGTGGCCGACCTGACCGCGATCGACGCCATCGCGCGGCTTCGGCTCACCGCCCGGCGCCTCGGGAGGGGATTCCGGCTGCGGAACGCCGGGCCCGAGCTGCTCGGGCTGCTGGAGCTGGTCGGGCTCGGCGAGGCAGACCCGGATGGCTGGGGCGGCCTCAGTCCTCCGCCGCCGCGCTGA
- a CDS encoding sigma-70 family RNA polymerase sigma factor — MTQDLDSRLEGHRTELTGYCYRMLGSAFEAEDAVQDTMVRAWKSLEKFEGRSSLRSWLYRIATNVCLDMLSAANRRARPMDLSAPTPVAQARLHARPELTWLEPVPDSRVLASTADPADRTVERDSIRLAFVATLQHLPPKQRAVLILREVLAWKAAEVAELLGTSVASVNSALQRARSTLTEQAPKESDRADPLDERQQRLLERYVTAFEGYDMKALTALLHEDATMSMPPYDLWLRGHDDIAGWMLGVGEVCRGSRLLPTVANGSPAFAQYHPSHSGGTGDGYEPWALILLEVRDGKVGAMDFFLDTKRWFPLFGLPERLSAAAED; from the coding sequence ATGACACAGGATCTCGACTCCCGGCTTGAGGGACACCGGACGGAGCTGACCGGCTACTGCTACCGCATGCTGGGCTCCGCGTTCGAGGCGGAGGACGCCGTCCAGGACACGATGGTGCGCGCCTGGAAGAGCCTGGAGAAGTTCGAGGGCAGATCGTCCCTGCGCTCATGGCTGTACCGGATCGCGACCAACGTGTGCCTGGACATGCTGAGCGCGGCCAATCGCCGGGCCCGCCCGATGGACCTGTCCGCTCCGACCCCGGTCGCCCAGGCGCGGCTTCATGCCCGCCCTGAACTCACCTGGCTGGAACCGGTGCCGGACTCGCGGGTGCTCGCATCGACGGCCGACCCGGCGGACCGGACCGTCGAGCGGGATTCGATCCGGCTCGCCTTCGTCGCGACGCTCCAGCACCTGCCGCCCAAACAGCGTGCCGTGCTCATCCTGCGCGAGGTGCTGGCTTGGAAGGCGGCTGAGGTCGCGGAGCTGCTGGGCACCTCGGTCGCCTCGGTGAACAGCGCCCTCCAGCGTGCCCGCTCCACCCTCACCGAGCAGGCGCCCAAGGAGTCCGACCGGGCCGATCCGCTGGACGAGAGGCAGCAGCGGCTGCTGGAGCGCTATGTGACGGCTTTCGAGGGCTACGACATGAAGGCGCTGACCGCGCTGCTGCACGAGGACGCCACCATGTCCATGCCGCCGTACGACCTGTGGCTGCGCGGTCACGACGACATCGCCGGCTGGATGCTGGGCGTCGGCGAGGTCTGCCGCGGCTCCCGTCTGCTGCCGACCGTGGCGAACGGCTCTCCCGCCTTCGCGCAGTACCACCCGAGCCACTCCGGCGGGACCGGCGACGGGTACGAGCCCTGGGCGCTGATCCTCCTGGAGGTCAGGGACGGGAAGGTCGGCGCAATGGACTTCTTCCTGGACACCAAGCGCTGGTTCCCGCTGTTCGGGCTGCCCGAGCGGCTCAGCGCGGCGGCGGAGGACTGA